Proteins encoded in a region of the Chryseobacterium piperi genome:
- a CDS encoding O-methyltransferase, producing MSFFEEKNPEMDRYLESHASSEPEILRKLRRETFQKTTQPHMISGYQQGRLLTIISQMMRPENVLEIGTFTGYATLCLAAGLPEKGRITTLDVNEDLAYIPKKYFSESEHSDRIDFKLQDAKEFLKETNEVFDLVFIDADKENYAEYFRLIKPKTKSGSVILFDNVLWYGKVLEENPKQKSTQVIKELNDLVAKDEDFENLILPLRDGVNFLRRK from the coding sequence ATGAGTTTTTTTGAAGAAAAGAACCCTGAAATGGATCGATACCTGGAATCGCATGCTTCTTCAGAGCCTGAAATTCTTAGGAAATTAAGAAGAGAAACTTTCCAGAAGACGACACAGCCACATATGATCTCCGGTTATCAGCAGGGAAGATTGCTCACCATTATCTCCCAGATGATGCGTCCTGAAAATGTTCTTGAGATCGGAACATTTACCGGATATGCAACACTTTGCCTGGCAGCAGGGCTGCCTGAGAAAGGTAGAATAACGACATTGGATGTGAATGAGGATCTTGCTTATATTCCTAAAAAATATTTTTCAGAAAGTGAACATTCGGATCGGATAGATTTTAAACTTCAGGATGCAAAAGAGTTTTTAAAAGAAACGAATGAGGTTTTTGATTTGGTGTTCATTGATGCAGACAAAGAAAACTACGCAGAATACTTCAGGCTTATTAAACCAAAAACAAAATCAGGTTCAGTGATACTATTTGATAATGTCCTTTGGTATGGAAAAGTGCTGGAAGAAAATCCAAAACAGAAATCCACACAAGTCATTAAGGAATTAAATGATTTAGTGGCAAAAGATGAAGATTTTGAAAATCTTATTTTACCTTTGCGGGACGGAGTAAATTTCCTTCGGAGGAAGTAA